One part of the Theropithecus gelada isolate Dixy chromosome 5, Tgel_1.0, whole genome shotgun sequence genome encodes these proteins:
- the HOPX gene encoding homeodomain-only protein isoform X1, whose protein sequence is MLIFLGCYRRRLEERARTMSAETATGPTEDQVEILEYNFNKVDKHPDSTTLCLIAAEAGLSEEETQKWFKQRLAKWRRSEGLPSECRSVTD, encoded by the exons ATGCTCATTTTCCTGGGCTGTTACAGAAGAAGACTGGAAGAG CGCGCAAGGACTATGTCGGCGGAGACCGCGACCGGCCCCACGGAGGACCAGGTGGAGATCCTGGAGTACAACTTCAACAAGGTCGACAAGCACCCGGATTCCACCACGCTGTGCCTCATCGCGGCCGAGGCCGGCCTTTCCGAGGAGGAGACCCAG AAATGGTTTAAGCAGCGCCTGGCAAAGTGGCGGCGCTCAGAAGGCCTGCCCTCAGAGTGCAGATCCGTCACGGACTAA
- the HOPX gene encoding homeodomain-only protein isoform X3: MSAETATGPTEDQVEILEYNFNKVDKHPDSTTLCLIAAEAGLSEEETQKWFKQRLAKWRRSEGLPSECRSVTD; encoded by the exons ATGTCGGCGGAGACCGCGACCGGCCCCACGGAGGACCAGGTGGAGATCCTGGAGTACAACTTCAACAAGGTCGACAAGCACCCGGATTCCACCACGCTGTGCCTCATCGCGGCCGAGGCCGGCCTTTCCGAGGAGGAGACCCAG AAATGGTTTAAGCAGCGCCTGGCAAAGTGGCGGCGCTCAGAAGGCCTGCCCTCAGAGTGCAGATCCGTCACGGACTAA